A genomic window from Salvelinus sp. IW2-2015 linkage group LG13, ASM291031v2, whole genome shotgun sequence includes:
- the phactr1 gene encoding phosphatase and actin regulator 1 isoform X3 — protein sequence MCKGPLVEEVERIAAMRSDSLVPGTHTPPIRRRSKFATLGRLFKPWKWRKKKSEKFKQTSSVLERKMSTRQSREDLIKRGVMKDIYDKDGAVVMRGEEEKMENGRSPALGGSDPSPCDGAELMDGAGSAIGTVEFQMSGEGACPQDHTQNPSQPPPTKKVMVYPGEGAGAESSHHTIKHKKQPPVLPPKPFNRLPNHITDGMPVXLPCMSMKLSPPLPPXKLMICVPVGAGGSMEPSALTFQKCPPPSHHVGSLGGHSLHYGTLPVPLHPPSRIIEELNKTLALTMQRYKSSLHHAVPTVMIACDYNKENLPNEEDYQELLGSYSDEDDEEEDDDDDDEEEEEEDDEDETLFTSTLALKVLRKDSLAIKISNRPSQRELEEKNILPTQSDQEKLEFRQQIGTKLTRRLSQRPTTEELEQRNILKRHNDLEEQEEMRELKKRLSRKLSQRPTVEELREAKILTRFSDYVEVADAQDYDRRADKPWTRLTAADKAAIRKELNEFKNTEMEVHEGSRHLTRFHRP from the exons ttGAGGAGGTGGAGCGAATAGCGGCAATGCGATCTGATTCGCTGGTCCCtggcacacacacccctcccattCGGAGGCGGAGCAAGTTTGCCACYCTGGGGCGTCTCTTCAAGCCGTGGaaatggaggaagaagaagagcgaGAAGTTCAAGCAGACGTCTTCTG TCCTGGAGAGGAAGATGTCGACCCGGCAGAGCAGAGAGGATCTGATCAAGAGAGGAGTGATGAAGGACATCTATGACAAAG acggGGCGGTagtaatgagaggagaggaggagaagatggagaacgGGAGGTCTCCAGCATTAGGAGGGTCTGATCCATCGCCATGTGATGGAGCTGAGCTGATGGATGGAGCAGGGTCAGCCATAG GTACAGTTGAGTTCCAGATGTCTGGAGAGGGGGCGTGTCCACAAGACCACACCCAGAATCCCAGCCAGCCTCCACCCACTAAGAAGGTTATGGTGTATCCAGGCGAAGGGGCTGGGGCAGAGTCATCACATCACAccataaaacataaaaaacaaccCCCAGTGCTACCCCCCAAACCGTTCAACAGGCTGCCCAACCACATCACAG acgGTATGCCAGTGARGCTGCCCTGTATGTCCATGAAGCTGTCGCCTCCTCTACCTCCTMAGAAGCTGATGATCTGTGTGCCTGTGGGTGCGGGGGGGAGCATGGAGCCCTCGGCCCTCACCTTTCAGAagtgcccccctccctcccaccacgTGGGGTCCCTGGGGGGACACTCCCTACACTACGGGACCCTCCCTGTGCCCCTACACCCCCCCAGCCGCATCATCGAGGAACTCAACAAGACCCTGGCCCTCACTATGCAGCGATACAAGAG CTCGCTGCACCATGCGGTTCCCACGGTGATGATAGCATGTGACTACAACAAAGAGAACCTCCCCAACGAGGAAGACTATCAAGAACTACTTGGTTCGTACAGTGACGAggatgatgaagaagaagatgatgatgatgatgatgaggaagaagaagaagaagacgatgAAGATGAAACACTCTTTACAA gtACCCTGGCTCTGAAGGTGTTGAGGAAGGACTCCCTGGCCATTAAGATCAGTAACCGTCCGTCacagagagagctggaggagaaGAACATACTGCCCACACAGtcagaccaggagaaactggAGTTCAGGCAGCAGATAGGCACCAAGCTCACACG GAGGTTGAGTCAACGGCCAACTACAGAAGAGCTGGAACAGAGAAACATACTCAAGC GCCACAATGAcctggaggagcaggaggagatgagagagctCAAGAAACGCCTGTCgagaaag TTGAGTCAGAGGCCCACGGTGGAGGAGTTGAGGGAAGCTAAGATCCTGACCCGCTTCAGTGACTACGTAGAGGTTGCTGACGCTCAGGACTACGACAGGAGGGCAGACAAACCCTGGACACGACTCACAGCTGCTGATAAG GCTGCCATACGTAAAGAACTCAACGAATTTAAAAACACAGAAATGGAAGTGCATGAGGGTAGTCGCCATCTCAccag gtttcaTCGACCGTAG
- the phactr1 gene encoding phosphatase and actin regulator 1 isoform X2: protein MAASPENEIDRRSIRRVRSKSDTPYITESRLSLHLETVEEVERIAAMRSDSLVPGTHTPPIRRRSKFATLGRLFKPWKWRKKKSEKFKQTSSVLERKMSTRQSREDLIKRGVMKDIYDKDGAVVMRGEEEKMENGRSPALGGSDPSPCDGAELMDGAGSAIGTVEFQMSGEGACPQDHTQNPSQPPPTKKVMVYPGEGAGAESSHHTIKHKKQPPVLPPKPFNRLPNHITDGMPVXLPCMSMKLSPPLPPXKLMICVPVGAGGSMEPSALTFQKCPPPSHHVGSLGGHSLHYGTLPVPLHPPSRIIEELNKTLALTMQRYKSSLHHAVPTVMIACDYNKENLPNEEDYQELLGSYSDEDDEEEDDDDDDEEEEEEDDEDETLFTSTLALKVLRKDSLAIKISNRPSQRELEEKNILPTQSDQEKLEFRQQIGTKLTRRLSQRPTTEELEQRNILKRHNDLEEQEEMRELKKRLSRKLSQRPTVEELREAKILTRFSDYVEVADAQDYDRRADKPWTRLTAADKAAIRKELNEFKNTEMEVHEGSRHLTRFHRP from the exons ttGAGGAGGTGGAGCGAATAGCGGCAATGCGATCTGATTCGCTGGTCCCtggcacacacacccctcccattCGGAGGCGGAGCAAGTTTGCCACYCTGGGGCGTCTCTTCAAGCCGTGGaaatggaggaagaagaagagcgaGAAGTTCAAGCAGACGTCTTCTG TCCTGGAGAGGAAGATGTCGACCCGGCAGAGCAGAGAGGATCTGATCAAGAGAGGAGTGATGAAGGACATCTATGACAAAG acggGGCGGTagtaatgagaggagaggaggagaagatggagaacgGGAGGTCTCCAGCATTAGGAGGGTCTGATCCATCGCCATGTGATGGAGCTGAGCTGATGGATGGAGCAGGGTCAGCCATAG GTACAGTTGAGTTCCAGATGTCTGGAGAGGGGGCGTGTCCACAAGACCACACCCAGAATCCCAGCCAGCCTCCACCCACTAAGAAGGTTATGGTGTATCCAGGCGAAGGGGCTGGGGCAGAGTCATCACATCACAccataaaacataaaaaacaaccCCCAGTGCTACCCCCCAAACCGTTCAACAGGCTGCCCAACCACATCACAG acgGTATGCCAGTGARGCTGCCCTGTATGTCCATGAAGCTGTCGCCTCCTCTACCTCCTMAGAAGCTGATGATCTGTGTGCCTGTGGGTGCGGGGGGGAGCATGGAGCCCTCGGCCCTCACCTTTCAGAagtgcccccctccctcccaccacgTGGGGTCCCTGGGGGGACACTCCCTACACTACGGGACCCTCCCTGTGCCCCTACACCCCCCCAGCCGCATCATCGAGGAACTCAACAAGACCCTGGCCCTCACTATGCAGCGATACAAGAG CTCGCTGCACCATGCGGTTCCCACGGTGATGATAGCATGTGACTACAACAAAGAGAACCTCCCCAACGAGGAAGACTATCAAGAACTACTTGGTTCGTACAGTGACGAggatgatgaagaagaagatgatgatgatgatgatgaggaagaagaagaagaagacgatgAAGATGAAACACTCTTTACAA gtACCCTGGCTCTGAAGGTGTTGAGGAAGGACTCCCTGGCCATTAAGATCAGTAACCGTCCGTCacagagagagctggaggagaaGAACATACTGCCCACACAGtcagaccaggagaaactggAGTTCAGGCAGCAGATAGGCACCAAGCTCACACG GAGGTTGAGTCAACGGCCAACTACAGAAGAGCTGGAACAGAGAAACATACTCAAGC GCCACAATGAcctggaggagcaggaggagatgagagagctCAAGAAACGCCTGTCgagaaag TTGAGTCAGAGGCCCACGGTGGAGGAGTTGAGGGAAGCTAAGATCCTGACCCGCTTCAGTGACTACGTAGAGGTTGCTGACGCTCAGGACTACGACAGGAGGGCAGACAAACCCTGGACACGACTCACAGCTGCTGATAAG GCTGCCATACGTAAAGAACTCAACGAATTTAAAAACACAGAAATGGAAGTGCATGAGGGTAGTCGCCATCTCAccag gtttcaTCGACCGTAG